The Camelus ferus isolate YT-003-E chromosome 13, BCGSAC_Cfer_1.0, whole genome shotgun sequence genome segment TACCCTGAACTCcttcttgggtagattgcctatctcctcatcacttcgTTCTTCTGGagggattttatcttgttccagGAGCATATTCCCCTGCCACCTcgttttgtctaaatttctattcatatttttatgtgtgtggaAGGATAGTTACGTGGAAGAAGTAGGTGACGGTCTGTGTGTCCCAGCGGTGCACTCCCCCCTAGTCACCCAAGGGCTGagggccagctggtcccagggaaGATTATGGACTGAGTTTTTGGACTTGATCCACAGGATTATTGATTGCTTGCTTCTGATGTCTGTCCCCGTGGGAAAGACTGGACAAGAGGCTTCTTGCAGGCTTCCTAGTGgtaggagctggtgcctgcccgctggtgggtggggctgggtcctggcatTCTGGTGGGGCAGTGCCATGTTTGGGGGGGGTGGTGCCTCAAGGGGTTGTTGTCTCAAAAAGTCCGTAAGTAACCTATCTGCTGATTCGTGGTGGTGTGTTTCCCCCCAGGGAGcttttggcctgaggcatcccagcacttaagcctacaggctgttgggtggggccaggtcttggtgtTAATGGCCAAAGGCAAAGACAGCCTCCAGGAAAGTTCATGCTGAATGCTCTCCAAACATCCTCCACCCGCATTTATGTCCCCAGGGGGAGCCAcagccaccctcctcctcctccccaggagatgttccaaaaccagcaggcaggtctggcccagacTCCTGCGAAATCACTAGTTCCGCCCTTAATGCTGGTGTGCATAAGATTTTTGTGCGCTCTTTTATGAGTCAAGTCTCTGTTCCCCGAGTCCTGGGGAGCCCCTGCAGtgaagccctgctggccttcaacgCCGGATTCTCTGGGAGCTCCTCTTCCCAGTGCCGGACCCCCAGGGTGGGGAGCCTGACACTGGGCTCAGAATTCTGTGGGTAAGCCTCTGCGATGTAATTATTCTCCGAGCCATGGGTTGCCCAGCTGGGGTTTGTGGGAGCCAGTTGAATCACGAGAGCACCCCTCCTGTTGTCCAGCTGTTGTTCCCTCTTTGTGTccccagttgaagatctttttggGTAGTTTCCAGTCTTGTTTATTGATGCTGTTCAGCAGtctgttgtggttttgttgtgttcatgagaggaggtgagctcatgGCCCTACTCCTCCGCCATCTTGACCAGAACTCCTGGCTGCCTAACTCTTACCTCACATTCTCAGACTAGTCTTTTCAAGCTAGTTTGCTGAGCTGGTCCCatctttctggggaaaaaaatccccaacatTCTCAATGAGGACACtgccttttaatttctaaaatccaATCAGAGAAAAAAGTCTCTCTCCTAACCAATGGGAAAAATAGAGCCGTATTATATTCTGTCTTAGGTCATTCACAGGGTCCCTTCAGGAATGCCCAGCTCCacactccccaaccccctcccttacttctcattgtgattttgaccCGACCAGCTTCAGAGAAGCCTTGACTGAAGCCTGGAGGACCAACAACATGCCCAGTTGCATTTCTTTCGCTTCCTGAACTAGCTCAGGACCTGCTATGTTATCTGTGTCATTTAATTGACACTTTGACATAAGGACACTTTTGTAATGTTTTCTTTGGAACAACACCATTGTTTTCAGGAAGCTGTTTTAATTCTGGGACATTCTGACAATCTTGATATAGACaaagaccaccccccaccccaccaaaataatgctcttcattttggttttggttttggtttgggttttttctaATCTCAGTAAGAGATAAAACTCTTCCCTGTCTCACACCCAGGGCTATAACTGCCTGTATTAGAGAAACTTCAATCAAGCTTTGTGGAGTGAATCAATGAGTAAGTCCTTGACTCCTTCCCCCTCCCTACTCTTTCCAGGACATGCGCCCTGTAGAGTCAGAAATAAGAACTTAAACTTCCTTAGGGGGCACAGGCTTGAGACACACCTGCTTGGAGTGATCCCTGCATGGGTGGTGTAAAGAAATGGCCAGAAATAAAGAGACCCTCCTTATAAACTGACTGTGGCCCTCcgtgtatttttctgttttctctgtttataCCTCAGGAATCTCCAGctattgatgaaagaaaaaaaaaaggcactgagtTGTTCATGCCTTGCAGCTCTGCCATTCCCTCCAGTTCTTCATTCTGTCCAGGGCATCTCTTACCTCCTTACTTATTTCTGTGGCTGTTCAATAAATTAAAGACACACCAAGGGGAACATACTCAGGGGCCAATGAGCCATTGGAGAGAAGAGCTCTTGGCAGGACCCTCAGTGCTGTCTCAGGCCATGACCCTGGACATGAGCGTTCCCTGTGGTTCTCCTGGTGGGTTCCTAATTCTCAGATCCTGGCCTTTGTGTGTGCTGGGAAAGGGTTTCGCTGCACAAGGCAAGGCCCCCAGTAATGGAAGGGGATCGTCCACCATGCAGGTAAACTGGAGACTCTGGTCCTCACCAACCCATGGCTGTCATCAGTGGAGAGTATTCCTTTTTGAATTAATCCAGTTGTGGCCAGTAAACAcatacaaattccttttcagaagtTCAAGGGACATCATTTACTTTCCAAGACCCCTGTCACTTTTGCTGACCAGGACTTTTGGTGGTGCTCCAGGAGATAGTGTGTGTTCCAAGAGTGGAGCATGGCGATGAAAAGGCAGCACGATGGCCAGTTCAGGGACTGCCAGGCTGGCTGTGCGGCCCGGGTCTGAAGGAGGTGATGGAACGCATTCTATTGGCTCCCACCATTGAGAGGTTTCCAGGGGGAGCTACCCCTCCACCCTAGACCCCAGGTTTGACCCAACCTACAAGACACACTTCAGGTTTACCTGCATCTCGTATTTCTCTACATCCTGCCTAATTGAAGGTGAAACCTTAGGATTCATACTAAATATTATGCTAGCAAAGAAGACATGTGggtggccaacagatacatggaAAGATGTCCAGCATCACTAAGCAGGGGATACAAATCTAAACCTGAGTAAGATAACATGTCACATCttttagaatggctgttatcagaaagatgagagaaacaaatgttggagaagatgtggagaaaagggagactTTGTGCACTGTTGTGGGGAATATAAATTGGTCTAGCCAatgtcagttcctcaaaaaaaaaactatatatatattatatacacacacatacatataaatgtataaaataaaatcactatctcaaaaagatatctgcagccccaagttcactgcagcattacttacagtagccaaggtatggaaacataCTAAGTTTCCATCAATGGATGATGGAcgaaatgtgaatatatatatgccataaaaagaagaaaattctgccattttccaCAACATGATTGGACCTTGAAGGGGGtgagctaagtgaaataagtcagaggaaggcaaatactgtatgatctgacttatctgtggaatctaaaaaccttgaactcatagatacagagaacagactggtggttgccagaggcagggatgggagcaTACAGGGAAAAtcgatgaaggtggtcaaaaggtgcaaacttccaggtACAAAATAATAAGTCATGGAGATGCAATGTACAGAATGTGATAAAGTTAATAATACTCTGTCTTGCATTTGAAAGTGGCTAAGAGAGTAGCTCgttaaagttctcatcacacacaaaaaattgtaactatgtgaggtgatggatgttaagtaaatttattgtggtaattattttgcagtatatacatatattaaatcattatgttgtgcacctaaAACGAATAGAATTTTATAcaccaattatatctcagtaaaacgggaaaaaatattattctgggaAAATATGTcaaatggaagagagaaaaaaaatagtagagaCAAGGGTTTTaccatgaagaagaaaataacaaagaattgCATTTCTGATTTGTGCTGCTGTGTGAACTAAGACAGCCACTGAGAAGGAGTAGAGAGAGTGGGGCGGTGTCACCGTGCTGACCCTCACACACAGACCACACCAGGTGTGCTTGGATGGTGGGTACAgaattaaataacaataaaagggGGAGAGACTTATCATCAAACTTTCTCAGCAATAGGGAAAAAccaccacttttattttttctagactTTCTTCCTAGATCAGCAGTTCTCAGATTTTTGGTCTCAAGACTCCTTTATGTCCTTCAAATGTATTGAGACTCCTAAGGTGCTTTAGTGTATGTGGGTTAAATCTATCAACATTTACCATATTCCTTAAAGTGAGAGAAGGTTAAAACTCATTTCCTAATTCAAGTATGCCTAACACTCTCAAACCCATTACATGTGAATGTGAACAATATATTTTGACAAAAATTagttgttttccaaaattaaaaaaaaaaaaaaacctagtgtgaagtgtcacattttaaaaaatacaactcatttattgggatataatttatatatcataCAATCCATCCAATTaaagcagaattttatttctgtgctaATGGCATGGCCTTGCTCAGAACCCGTGTTGAACTTACCTAAATTTGAGGAAACAGtaactttcaaaatatacttGGAAAGGGGCCAAGGGGATTGTGGTTGGTCTCCCAAGGTCGGTGGGAAAAGGTCCATGGTTAAATTGCCCTCTGGGCAGCATCCTCTGTGGGAAGACCCTAAAAGCAAGTATCTCCTGGTAGCAGCTGCCGTGATAAGGGCAGGGTTAGGGGTGACTGACCCATGTTTATTTCTCCCCTTGGCCCAAGTTCCCGAAGAGCCCGCAGCACCCACCCTCGGTGGTTCTCGGACCTGGGAAATGTCTGACTCCCCAGGGCTGGCTGCCTCCCTCTTTATTCACAGTCTCAGAATTTTAAATCCAATTTGTTGAGCTGATCCTACCTTCTTGGGAGAAAAGGGGTTCAAAGATAACACTGTCCCCTCTTAGTTACTCCCTTTTAGTTTCTAAACTCCATCCAGAGAAAATCCTTTTAATCTCCATCCTATGGGATGGGGGGGAACAACCCCCTATTTTACAGTGTCTGGGTCATTCACGGGGTGCCTTTAGGAATGCCCAGCTCCACGCTGTCCAGTCCCCACCTTtatttctcattgtgattttgaccTGGTGTCCTTCAGAGAAGCCATGACTTAAGCCTGGAGGACCAGCTGCATCCCCTAAAAGCACTTCCCTTGCTCCCTGAACAGGCTCATGATCTGCGATGTTACCCACATAACACTTAAGTGGCAACTTGACGCAAGGACTATAACCACTGTCTTCAGAAGCTGTTTTAATTCTGGGACATTTTGACTATTTTGATCCCCCCAAAATAAtgcttttggttttctttttcttttctttctttcttttcttttttgtctcgtATCAAGAACAGATTAAACCCTTCCTGTCTCAACCCAGGGCTCTAACTGTTCAGTTAGTAAAACTCAATCCATGTTTGTGGAGTGAATCCAGGAATAATTCTTGACTCCCCCATcccattccttctctttcttgaatGAATGTGTGATTAATCAGTTCatctgaaggaaaacaaaatccaatCAGGATTAACCTTTTGGACAGTCTGGAATCTAATTATGTACAGCTTTCTGATTGGAAGTTAGTATTTGGAAAGATGGAGGATGTGATTAGAAAAGTTTATAAAAGCCTTGGATACCAAAGAGAGATGCAGAATGAATCTTTTTGTTCTGGAGTCACTGCCTGGATTCTCCACCAGATCTGAGGTCTGAGGCCTCGTCCAACCACATCAGAGTGGTAAGTTACGAATTTTACTTAAGGACACTCCAATCTTACCTATGGTAAATTGGTCTTGAATGATGACTTGCAGCTAGGGATTGCAGaagattttggttttcttttttcttccttatcaGATGAGTGGATTTAAGGTTTTGGTTTTGCCAGTAAGTGTAGTTTTGCCTTAATCGCAAACATTTGATCTGTACTTTGATGTATATCATTTAAATAGCTTAACCAAAAATATCTTCTCAATGAAAAACCTCTaactggaattttatttcttgacaTTTAAAACACTTCCTGTGTGCACAAATTTGGCATTCATTTTCGGGGTATTCCCTTAATCTTTCCCAACTGGGCTAGCTGTGGGAACTGAGGATAGAAACTGTGCTGGTCCACATGACACTCCTATTCCCATAGTTCTAGGCCATTAAGTGATGATCTGAAAGTTTTCCCCCAGAGAATATTGGGGACAAGTTTCAGGCTTATGGTACCCACTTCCCAGTAAGACATAATTAACCAAAGATGCAGATGGAAATGGATAGGTTAGTGGATGCTAGTTCCATCTCCATGGTACTTGTGAGACACTTTCGGTGCCAGAAGGGGCAGAGCCATGACTTAGTGCCCACTGAGCCCAGAGTGGAATTTGGGTAAACTGAGACCCTTCCACCACAGCCAGAGCAGACTTTGGCCCTGAGTTGGTTCCCATGAAGGGTGGGGAGATACATAAATATCTGCTCATGCTTGGCCTGAGAAGGCTGTCTTGCTCCCTGCAAATATTCACAGGATTCCAGTTGGAGCAGAGCCAGGATGCGTGTCCAGAGCCCTCCCAGACTCTGGAACCTGGCAGCAGTGAGCCTGCTGAGGGACAACGAGGCCTCGGCCATCGCTGCTCTGGAGTACCTGCCCGCCGAGCTCTTTCCCACCTCTGTTCCTGGAGGCCTTCAATGGGAGACACAGCGAGACCCTGAAGGCCCTGGTGCAAGCCTGGCCCTTTGTCCGCCTGCCTCTGGGGGGCCTGATGCACATGCCTCAGGAGGAGACCTTCCAGGCAGTGCTGGATGGGCTCGACGTCCTGCTGGCCCAGAAGGCTCCCCCAAGGTGAGTCTGATCCACGTGGCCTGGTAGGGTACTAGAGGTCCTTGAAGAGACAGCCGGTGTCCTAAGTGACTAGCCAAGGGAGGGACCAGAAGCTTCTGATGATGCCAATGAAGAAGCTCAGAGGCCTTGGCTACTGCTGAGCTCACTTTGGGCAATGCCTCCCTGATGTGTAGAGGTGCTTAAGATGCAGGGGACCTGAAGAACATGTCCTTAGCTTCTTCTAGTGATGCTCAAATGTACTAGAagtggagaagcaggaaggatggaaggggaaaaggagacggaggaaaatgagggaaaaggagggaaggcagcagggTGTCGGGAAGGTGAAGTAGAAGCACAGGGAGGAGTCTGGGTGTTGCCTAAGTTCTGGGACTCTGGTTTCATTCAGCGTGGATCGTTAAGCATCCCATGCAATCTGCTGTTTCCCCACAGGAGGTGCAAACTGCAGGTGCTGGATTTAAGGAATACGGGCCAGGACTTCTGGAACACATGGTCTGGAGCCAGAGCCCCTGATGCGTCCTCAAGTTCATCGATGGCACCAGTGGCTGAGGACAGTTCAAGGACAGAGCAGCCCTTGCCTGCCTTGAAGGTGTTCATAGGACTTTCCCTCGATGAAAGGAAACTGGATGAATTCTTATCCTACCTGATGGGGtgggtggagaagagagaaggttCCATACACCTGTGCTGTAAGATGCTGAGCATTCTTTCAGAGCCCATTATGAATGTTATGGATGTCCTGAGAAAGGTGCAGCTGGGCTGTATCCAGGAGTTACACGTGGACTGCAACTGGACTCTGCCCACCCTGGCCTCATTTGCTCCTCTCCTGGGTCAGATGTCTAATGTGCGGATATTCTTTCTCTCCCGTGTCCACGTGTATATACCTACCAGGCAGGAGCAGCAGTATGTTGTCCAATTTACCTCTCAGTTCCTCAGGCTGCACCACCTCCGGGATCTCTATATGGAATCTCCCTCATTCCTCGAAGGTCGCCTGGACCAGATGCTCAGGTGAGGATGCCACCTTTGGCAGTGTGACAGTGCACACAACACTAGACCCTCCGATGCATTGCTTCCTTCGCTGCTCCACCCTGAGGTGGGGTATCACATAACTACCCAAATCAAGAAGGTAGAAGTTCTAGAAAGGGTCACCATGCTAGGAAGCTATAGACTGGGGTATTCAGATCTAGTGATGGAGATttcgtgattttttttccttaagaagagATATCTATGTTCCGATTACTTAGTAAAGATGTAAGTGAAGAGGGCGTTGAGGAGTGGAAACCACTTCAAACCTGAGCATTTCTAAAGAGAAGCTCTGTGCTCACAGGGTTTTTGACCACAATGAGTCTGTATCAAATTCCCTGTCTGTAAAAAGTTATTCTGTGCTCCCGATGAGGAAATCAATATATAAGAAATGGATGGTTCTGGAAATGCCTGTAAGAGAGAGGGAGTCAAAAGGATGATAAAAAGTGGTAGATGGTTTGTTGACAGATGGGAGTGAGCCCCTGCACACCGGCAAGCCCTGCTGGTGTTCGGGGTCTGGCCCAGACAGAGATCTTCATGCACGCTACCCAGGAGCCTCGCCTGGCCAGAGGTCTGGGTACCTAGGGGCCAAGCATGGACTGAAGGAACCTGAGTTGAAAGCATGTTTGGTCTTGTCTCACAAAGTAAAAATTCAGTGATACCCGCACTTGACTGAGACTGTATCAGGCTCTCCTTTGAGCATATTCTAGGACATTCCATTGTCTACTTCCATCTTCATAAGGAAGTGGAGTATGTTGCACTCTGCCTGACCGCTGAGGAAAGAAAGCTTCCAAGGTTCTGAACTTGCCCCCGTCACACAACAATGAAAGTGAAAGGCATTCTGGGTATTGATCAGGACCAGATGGTCAGAACAGACTTGGCCTTGAGC includes the following:
- the LOC102518167 gene encoding LOW QUALITY PROTEIN: PRAME family member 12 (The sequence of the model RefSeq protein was modified relative to this genomic sequence to represent the inferred CDS: deleted 1 base in 1 codon); this translates as MRVQSPPRLWNLAAVSLLRDNEASAIAALEYLPAELFPPLFLEAFNGRHSETLKALVQAWPFVRLPLGGLMHMPQEETFQAVLDGLDVLLAQKAPPRRCKLQVLDLRNTGQDFWNTWSGARAPDASSSSSMAPVAEDSSRTEQPLPALKVFIGLSLDERKLDEFLSYLMGWVEKREGSIHLCCKMLSILSEPIMNVMDVLRKVQLGCIQELHVDCNWTLPTLASFAPLLGQMSNVRIFFLSRVHVYIPTRQEQQYVVQFTSQFLRLHHLRDLYMESPSFLEGRLDQMLRCLKNPLDNLSITSCQLTESDLAHLSQCPSIRQLKGLDLHGVTLTNFSPELLQVLLEKVAATLQELDLDQCRIMDSHLEAILPALSRCSQLKSLSLCGNFFSMATMEKLLRHTAGLPSLSQELYPAPQESYSPQGTFHPTRLASLGADLFEILRGLGRPRTIQLSSSSCPHCSNRTFYHTESVIYP